A region of the Thermodesulfobacteriota bacterium genome:
GCATATAGGGTGGCATCATTAGGGTCTATCTCGATTGCTTTAGTAAAATCTAGAATTGAACCCTGATAGTCGCCATTTTCAAACTTTGCCCTACCCTGGGCTACCAGTTGATCCACTGTCCTTTGAGCAATACCTGAATCAATTGCTATAACTGAGAATATAATCAAGAAAAATACTGTTTTTTGTGCAAATTTTAGTTTACTCATAGGTGCTAGTATAGATGATGAAATATTTGATATCAATATAATAAATGCAAACTTGGTTCGAATATATTAATATAGAAAACATGGCATATGATGAGAAATTGGCGAAAAGAATAAGCAACATATTTTCAGACGATAAAAATATAGGCGAGAAGAAGATGTTCGGGGGCATTGCCTACATGTATAAGGATCATATGTGTGTTGGGATTGTGGACGATATGCTCATGGTAAGGGTCGGATCAGAACAATATGAGAAAGCCCTATCTGAGAAATATGTTAGGCCGATGGACTTTACAGGAAAACCTATGAAAGGATATGTATACGTCGAACCCAAAGCTATAAAATCTGAAAAGAGCCTTCGCACGTGGATTGATAAAGGAATAGCATTTGCAAACACCCTCCCCCCAAAAAAGCCAAGGAAGTAGTAATCTAAAGTTTAATTTGTTATTCAAGGTCTAAGACTTTTTTAATAAATTCACGTGCAATCTCAAGCTCTGGATCCGTCGCTAAATCTTTTTCTAGAACTTTGTTTACCCATGCAGGGCCATGACCACCTACAAGCGGAACAAATCTTTCTAATTCTCCAACTTCAACTATAAACAATCCTAATGCTCTAAGTTTCTGTTCTAGATCGATATAATTTCCAGTTGCATCTCCCGAACTGATCGCAGTTTTACCACTTTGTTTAACATACGCCCAAGGTGATACCATTTTGAGCTTATCTTTAATTTTAGTTAGCGAATCCTCGTCTAAGTAAGGGTTCTTTTGAGATTCAAGAATTTTATCAATTTCTTGCTTAGTCTGATTTACATTTAGGGGAGGAGATATTAGGTTTAATGAAGTGCTTACTTTAGTCCAATCACTATTAAAATCGTTCCAATTTCCTCCAAAAGCTTCTACTAAATGTTTGATATCGTTTTTCTCTTTCAATATATCAAAATCGGCTATGACTCTTACATCTACACCTAAGGCCATTAGTGCTTTGATAACTACATGGATACGATGTTTGCCACCAACACTTACAAACATAACATCGGGACGATATTTACCTGGGGATAAATCGAGAATTGAATCTGATAAAGCCGAGTAAAACCTGCTATCTGAATCACTCTCACAAACTACTACTTTCTCGTGAAACAATCCATCTAGTATATTAGATGATCTTAACAAAGAATCACTCCATAGTAATTCAATATCATCTGGATTTAGTTCTCTAATTGGATTCTTATCATCATCTCTAGTGATTCGTATGATTCTTAAGTTACCAGTACCTGCATCCAACAACCCTCTAAGTAGATCGACACTATGGGTCGCTATAAATAATTGCTTATTATCACGTTTATCCTTTGCTAAGATTCTGCCTAATATTCTTGCACTCGAGGGATGTAAAAAGGCTTCAGGCTCATCTATCATTGTGATAAAATAACGGGGTATGGACAATTCTAAAACGCATCCTATGAAGCTTCTAATTCCATCACCCTGCTCTGAAATTTCTGGGATCTGTGATAATTTATTTGAATATTCTCTAGTCCAAGGTTCCCCTGCAGGCGGATTACCTACAAGGAGTGATAGCATATTTCCCTGCCAACGATTTAAAAAAAATGGAATATCGAATGCTTCCTGAGTTTTTTTACTTAAATTTTTTTCAAAATTAATATCATCAAGAAGTAGTTGAATGGGTTTATTTCGTGAGTCTCTTGAAATATCTATATTCTTAACAGGTTTGGTTGCCTGTAGACGTTCTTCAGTAGATATAAAATTACAAAAGAATCTTGTTAAACTTTCAAGATCACTCTGTCTTAACCAAGCATATTCTACAAATGCTTCATTTACTCTAGCATCAAGACCCACATATTCTACTGCAGAATTATGAATCTCTTTTTTATTATGACTTTCAAGCCAAGCAATAACATCGTCTGGAGATCCAGAACGCGCACTTTCAATCTCCAAGACAATATTCTTTGGTAATCGGCCATCTGAGTACTCTATTGAATTGAGTATTTCTCTAAGAGATACAGATTTGCCTGAATTATTTGGTCCTACTATTACTACAATATCATTAGGATGTAGATCTAATTTAGTTCCGTCATTAAAAGTAATACTAGTAAGGTGAAAATTTATATTACTAGTAGTATTTTGATCGCCCATGTTGATATTATATGTTGATAATTGCAGATGTCTTAATAGTTAGACACAAACACTATAAAATAAAATTATCTGGTTATCTACTGAGTTCCATACTGCTCGTCGTATCCGGTCGGCTTACTGTAGTCACCCTCTAGGAACATTGTCTTAGCAGGGTCCTTGTGAACAGTTCCCCTTTTGGTATCCAGATCGTCCTCAAAGCGTTTTGCGAGTCCGGGCTTATATTTATATTGAACTTTAACGCTGTGGTCTTTCTCATTGGCATGGAGCACCAAAAGCATATCCTGAGCATGCCAAGTTATAGTTTTAAAGTGCAGCATACTGCCCCTTTCTGTCGGCTCGCCATAGGTAGTTGTAAAGTATTTATCAAACTCGGTTTCAATTTCAACTTTCTCTGATTCATCAACAGATTTAAATACCAATGAGGAAGAAAGAAGCTTTTTATCATAGAATTCAAGCTCTGTCAGGACATCTCTGCCTGCAGTATCTATAGGCAGTTCAACAATCACGCCCTGCATCATAATGACTCTCATATCCTTAGAATCTTCTTTATCATGAACGATTCTCTTGCCATTGGAATCAATTATGTTCCTTGCTTGTTTTTTATTTATACCAAAAGGAAACCCTAGTGGTGATAGGTCGGTATCCTGAGAAAAAGTATTAACTGGAACCGAAAATATAAGTAAAGCCAAAAACGACACAAAAAGAGTTAAATATCTCATCATTATTCTCCCTACACTCCTTATCTCATTGTTTCATATACTTCATAAAACATAATCTCTACGTGAGCCAAAATGTTTGTATAATGTACGTCACAATAATTATAAAGAAAAAGTATACAATCAGAAACAGATATCTCCACTTCCATTTTGAATCAGCCTTAGGCAGATACAACAAACTATGAGGAACCTGTTTTTTGCCGGGCAATATTGAACTCCAGATTAGGCCTATAAATATTGCGGATAAGCACCCGGCGGCGTTCCACCATAGCCACGATACCTCGGGGAAACCAATCCATAATACGAAATTTACCAATACTCCGCACAACACTCCTAGCTTAACCCCGTTAGCAGTAGTTGCCCTAAACATTATTCCAAGCACAAAAGCTGCCAGGATCGGCCCATAGAAAAGTGAGCCTACTTTATTAATCGCTTCAATCACCGTATCAGAAATACCGCCCACCAAAAAAGCAAACCCAGTACAAATAACTCCCCAAAAAACTGTAAGCACTCGGGACATCATAAAATTATGGCTTTCAGAGGCATCAGCATTTATGAATTTTTGATATATATCCCTCATTGTGGCTGCGCTAAGGGAGTTAATAGCAGAGTCTAGACTGGACATAAACGCGGCAATTAAAGCAACTACAATAAAACCAATAACACCGTGCGGTAGGTAGTTAAGTACAAATGTCGGAACCATATAGTCATAACTGCCATCTGGGATAAGGCTTAAAAAAGTCTCACTTTGAAGCGCATATGCTCCTATTAAAAGTCCCATGGTCAGATATGCCGCGACAATCAGCACGCGCGCAATACCGTTTAGCATAAGTGAGCGCTTTGCCTCATCAAGGTTTTTAGCGCTCATTTCTCTTTGAATCTGGCTCTGATCACAACCGTAATAGGCGACATATAAAAAGAACCCGCCAACTACCAGCGCCCAGAAACTAAAATCCTCTCCATCACCAAATCCGTGTGAGTTGAGATTTAGCATTTGCAGCCGCTCTGCTTCAAACCCGGTCAGCAAATTTTCCCATCCTCCGATCAGAAAATATGCTGTAAGTCCCGTTATCAGAATTCCTAAAGTTAAAACCAGCATCTGAATTACATCTGTGTAAATAACCGCCTTTATGCCGCCAAGCACATCGTAAATTATTGTTACAAAGCCTATAATTATTATTGTTGGAGTAAGCGGAACATTTAATATTGCAGAGAGAACAATGCCGATTGCATAAATCCCCACACCGGTTGCAAGGGCCCTGCTTATTTGAAAGATTGAGCTCACGACTACTCTTGTGGAGGAATCAAAACGCCGCTCTAGATAAGCATATAGACTAACAGCGCCGGTGCCGTGAATTACTGGGATAAGCACAATCATAATAAATACCATCGCAAGCGGAACAGCGAATTCAAAACCTATCCATTTAAGACCGCCACCTGGTTTAAGCGCAACAAACGCAGGAGCGGAGATAAAGCTGATTGCACCTAGCTGCGTAGCCATGGTAGAGACTCCTATAGCCCACCAAGGCACTGTTCTTCCGCCTAGATAATAGTCCTCAACGCTTTTTTGTCCCCTGCTCAAATAAAAGCTGAGTCCGATTAGAAAACTAATATAGATTGCTATTACAATCCAGTCTAAATAGTTCATTTTGCTCTATATAATTAATAATATTTAAATAATCTTGTATTAGGCTTTGGGCTAAACTAATATAAAACACTAAGCGGAGGTTAACAATGAGCTCTGGAAGGAAAAAGATTATAGGCGTGATCGGGGCCGGTGATGCGGGACAAAAGGATTTGGAAACTGCACAGGCCGTTGGTGAGGAAATAGCCAAAAGCGGGTACACGCTTTTATGCGGCGCTATGGGCGGCGTGATGGAAGCAGCATCTCGGGGAGCAAAATCACAAAACGGGACTACTATTGGCATTGTCCCCGGAAGCACGAAGACTGAATGTAATGAGTTCATAGACTACGCTGTAGTTACAGGAATGGGACACGCCAGAAATCTGATAGTTGCCGGATCATCAGACGCCATTATTGCAATAGGAGGAAGCTTCGGTACATTATCAGAAATAGCCTTCGCATTAAGACTTGAAATTCCAATCATAGGACTTGGCACCTGGGATGTATCTGAAGATATTACAAAAGCGAAAGATCCCAAAGAGGCAGTGCATATGGCTGCTGGGCTTATTGGCCCTGGTAATTAGCTATTCCTGCGGAAAAAGTGCGCCGCCAAAACCCTCAGTACCACCTCCAACTGATCCCCAGGTACAAAAATGTCTTCCCGCAGATTTTCAGACAGTTACTAGCTACAGCTATCACACCCTAGAGCTGGGTGAAACACTTTATAGAGTATCCAAAATGTATAATACGACCGTAAACGATCTCATAGAGGTAAATGGGATTGATGACCATACAGATATTCCAGTAGGCACAAGACTCAGAATCCCAGGGGCTGTTGTAAGCGGACAGGGGCTGATATGGCCTGTTTCAGGCAGGATATCTTCGCGTTATGGAATGAGATGGGGTAGAATGCATGAGGGCATAGACATAGCTGCTCCAAAGGGAACGCCAATAAGGGCCGCTGCAAATGGTCTTATTGTCGCTAGCGGCTCAAATTTAAAAGGATACTCAGGTTACGGTAGAATTATAATCATAGACCACGGAAATGGAATGAGGACACTATATGCACATAACAGTAAAAACAGAGTGAATTCAGGCAGTTGCATAAGAACTGGAGAAGTAATCGGTGAAGTTGGATCAACAGGGAGATCGACCGGAAACCACCTTCATTTTGAAGTTAGAAAAAACGGCAGACCAGTTAATCCCTCAAATTACCTGCCATAAGCTGAATAAGGAGACTGTAAAATGGAAGAACTTAGAAAACACATTAGAGATATACCGGGATTTCCAAAAGAAGGCATAATTTTCCATGACATCACGCCCCTTTTGCAAGATGCCAAAGCTTTTCAACAAGCTGTGGATGAAATGGCCAAATTGCTAGAAGGAATAGATATAGACTACTTGGTAGGAATAGAAGCAAGAGGTTTTATATTTGCGTCAGCTCTTGCAATGAAACTAGACGTTGGTCTAGTGGTTGTGAGAAAGCCCGGCAAGCTGCCCTATGTTACAATTAATGCTTCTTATGATTTAGAGTACGGTTCTGACTCGCTCGAAGTTCACAGAGATGCGATACATGACGGAAGTAAAGTAGTTATAATCGATGATCTTCTTGCTACTGGAGGCACTGCTGCTGCAACTGGCGATCTTATAAAACAGCTTGGCGGAGAGGTGCTGGGATACTGCTTTTTGGTTGAACTTACTGCACTTGGAGGGGTTAAAAAACTAGAGCCTGACACAGTTTGGTCTTTGTTAAAGTACGAAGAATGAAGATAGGAATAATTTTAAACCCACTAGCCAGAATTAATAAGAAAAAGAGTTCTGATATTATAGATGAACTTAAAGAGATCTTCGGAAGTAAAGCTGTGCTGTGTGCGACAACTAATAAAGATGAAATACCAGATGTAATAAAGGATTTTCATAGTGAGGACATAAAATATCTTCTCATTAGCGGAGGCGACGGCACAATCTGCAATGTGCTATCTTGGTACATAAACCTTTACGGAGAACAAGAGCTTCCGGTGGTAGTGCCGCTTATGGGCGGAACAATTAATATGATCGGTTCAGACGTTGGGCTTAGAAGAGACCAGCTCTCCGTGTGCAAAGACTTAAACGAACTTATAAATAGCAAAAAGAATATTCCTATAACCCAAAGAGGACTTTTGAAGGTTG
Encoded here:
- a CDS encoding LysM peptidoglycan-binding domain-containing M23 family metallopeptidase; this translates as MALVISYSCGKSAPPKPSVPPPTDPQVQKCLPADFQTVTSYSYHTLELGETLYRVSKMYNTTVNDLIEVNGIDDHTDIPVGTRLRIPGAVVSGQGLIWPVSGRISSRYGMRWGRMHEGIDIAAPKGTPIRAAANGLIVASGSNLKGYSGYGRIIIIDHGNGMRTLYAHNSKNRVNSGSCIRTGEVIGEVGSTGRSTGNHLHFEVRKNGRPVNPSNYLP
- a CDS encoding TfoX/Sxy family protein, whose translation is MAKRISNIFSDDKNIGEKKMFGGIAYMYKDHMCVGIVDDMLMVRVGSEQYEKALSEKYVRPMDFTGKPMKGYVYVEPKAIKSEKSLRTWIDKGIAFANTLPPKKPRK
- a CDS encoding AAA family ATPase, encoding MGDQNTTSNINFHLTSITFNDGTKLDLHPNDIVVIVGPNNSGKSVSLREILNSIEYSDGRLPKNIVLEIESARSGSPDDVIAWLESHNKKEIHNSAVEYVGLDARVNEAFVEYAWLRQSDLESLTRFFCNFISTEERLQATKPVKNIDISRDSRNKPIQLLLDDINFEKNLSKKTQEAFDIPFFLNRWQGNMLSLLVGNPPAGEPWTREYSNKLSQIPEISEQGDGIRSFIGCVLELSIPRYFITMIDEPEAFLHPSSARILGRILAKDKRDNKQLFIATHSVDLLRGLLDAGTGNLRIIRITRDDDKNPIRELNPDDIELLWSDSLLRSSNILDGLFHEKVVVCESDSDSRFYSALSDSILDLSPGKYRPDVMFVSVGGKHRIHVVIKALMALGVDVRVIADFDILKEKNDIKHLVEAFGGNWNDFNSDWTKVSTSLNLISPPLNVNQTKQEIDKILESQKNPYLDEDSLTKIKDKLKMVSPWAYVKQSGKTAISSGDATGNYIDLEQKLRALGLFIVEVGELERFVPLVGGHGPAWVNKVLEKDLATDPELEIAREFIKKVLDLE
- a CDS encoding TIGR00725 family protein, producing MSSGRKKIIGVIGAGDAGQKDLETAQAVGEEIAKSGYTLLCGAMGGVMEAASRGAKSQNGTTIGIVPGSTKTECNEFIDYAVVTGMGHARNLIVAGSSDAIIAIGGSFGTLSEIAFALRLEIPIIGLGTWDVSEDITKAKDPKEAVHMAAGLIGPGN
- a CDS encoding tetratricopeptide repeat protein, yielding MSKLKFAQKTVFFLIIFSVIAIDSGIAQRTVDQLVAQGRAKFENGDYQGSILDFTKAIEIDPNDATLYA
- a CDS encoding adenine phosphoribosyltransferase, with product MEELRKHIRDIPGFPKEGIIFHDITPLLQDAKAFQQAVDEMAKLLEGIDIDYLVGIEARGFIFASALAMKLDVGLVVVRKPGKLPYVTINASYDLEYGSDSLEVHRDAIHDGSKVVIIDDLLATGGTAAATGDLIKQLGGEVLGYCFLVELTALGGVKKLEPDTVWSLLKYEE
- a CDS encoding sodium:solute symporter, with the translated sequence MNYLDWIVIAIYISFLIGLSFYLSRGQKSVEDYYLGGRTVPWWAIGVSTMATQLGAISFISAPAFVALKPGGGLKWIGFEFAVPLAMVFIMIVLIPVIHGTGAVSLYAYLERRFDSSTRVVVSSIFQISRALATGVGIYAIGIVLSAILNVPLTPTIIIIGFVTIIYDVLGGIKAVIYTDVIQMLVLTLGILITGLTAYFLIGGWENLLTGFEAERLQMLNLNSHGFGDGEDFSFWALVVGGFFLYVAYYGCDQSQIQREMSAKNLDEAKRSLMLNGIARVLIVAAYLTMGLLIGAYALQSETFLSLIPDGSYDYMVPTFVLNYLPHGVIGFIVVALIAAFMSSLDSAINSLSAATMRDIYQKFINADASESHNFMMSRVLTVFWGVICTGFAFLVGGISDTVIEAINKVGSLFYGPILAAFVLGIMFRATTANGVKLGVLCGVLVNFVLWIGFPEVSWLWWNAAGCLSAIFIGLIWSSILPGKKQVPHSLLYLPKADSKWKWRYLFLIVYFFFIIIVTYIIQTFWLT